From Chryseobacterium joostei, the proteins below share one genomic window:
- a CDS encoding winged helix-turn-helix transcriptional regulator: MPEFFHDKRLYYTPIEFALSHIGGTWKMPILWRLQEKPLRFSELKKDIPHITDKMLTSQLRELESKEMIHREVFPVIPPKVEYSLTEKGKKAIPVIETIMTFGYDLIKDAGITFPPKE, translated from the coding sequence ATGCCTGAGTTTTTCCACGATAAAAGATTGTATTATACTCCGATTGAATTTGCTCTAAGTCACATAGGGGGAACTTGGAAGATGCCTATTTTGTGGAGATTACAGGAAAAACCACTTCGCTTTAGTGAACTGAAAAAGGATATACCCCATATCACGGACAAAATGCTGACCAGCCAGCTAAGAGAGTTGGAAAGTAAGGAAATGATCCACCGTGAAGTATTCCCTGTAATTCCGCCCAAAGTAGAATATAGCCTGACAGAGAAAGGAAAAAAGGCCATTCCTGTCATTGAAACTATTATGACTTTTGGATATGATCTGATTAAGGATGCAGGAATTACCTTTCCTCCAAAAGAATAG
- a CDS encoding S41 family peptidase: MTKPFITAFLLLVNSVYAQTNMELKPKDTLMYSPHSGRPVWISVESGNANLGIALFMDGKKIKEQDDSRGTRSVERLYFSPEKNKKYQLKVWAKSYVEKSKTAVVSITESKNIPILNNQFASAQFVEDLHTFRSIREQVNSGLYVYRSKQQIDSIYQRAEEEAGNSKNIFDFYKVIAKVTGFEGSCHNYTDLPNHASYYLIQKPEYLPITLKNIDGRLLQDSKDVAVPLGAEILSINGVSSKEIITRFSQYYFSDGYSMPYKETAGFERGMLDKFYMEFGTHKSYVISYLWDNQTHHTTLSGIPLESFKKLQESRFSLIFDKKLLSEKYSLTKEGEGMYRLSLRGFDFATGKEDPAYKRFTTFLEQMMDILERESIGNLIIDLRGNTGGTGAVYEKVFTYLTQRPFRDSHYAYTKFNEIPMDEKLVITPLFLSNGVTDKNGLNAYFKQLYPKQVQGKYYWADDKNPLILPNERTFKGQLYLLIDQRVASAASHLASLIKSYTNAIVIGKETVGGYYEHNGHFPVVYELPNTGIQTGFSIVHVIQDAQILPDQKRGQGIIPHIKIQQTNQEFLDQTDVYLKKVLELQKQNNK, encoded by the coding sequence ATGACCAAGCCCTTTATCACTGCTTTTTTACTGTTGGTGAATTCTGTATATGCACAAACAAATATGGAGCTAAAGCCAAAAGATACCTTAATGTATTCTCCCCATTCCGGCAGACCTGTATGGATATCTGTGGAGTCAGGCAATGCCAATTTAGGGATAGCTTTATTCATGGATGGGAAGAAGATAAAGGAGCAGGATGATTCCAGAGGAACAAGGAGTGTTGAACGACTGTACTTTTCGCCTGAAAAAAATAAAAAGTATCAACTTAAGGTCTGGGCAAAATCTTATGTTGAAAAAAGTAAAACAGCTGTAGTTTCCATTACAGAGTCCAAAAATATACCGATACTGAACAACCAGTTTGCTTCAGCTCAGTTTGTGGAAGATCTCCATACTTTCCGATCCATTCGGGAGCAGGTAAACTCCGGGCTTTATGTTTACAGAAGTAAGCAGCAGATAGACAGCATTTATCAAAGAGCAGAGGAAGAGGCTGGAAACAGTAAGAATATTTTTGATTTTTACAAAGTAATAGCCAAGGTTACAGGCTTCGAGGGGAGTTGTCATAACTATACAGACCTTCCTAACCACGCATCTTATTATCTAATCCAAAAACCAGAATATTTACCCATTACCCTTAAGAATATTGATGGACGATTACTACAGGATTCCAAAGATGTTGCAGTTCCTCTTGGGGCTGAAATTTTATCCATTAACGGAGTTTCCTCAAAGGAAATAATCACTCGCTTTTCACAATATTATTTTTCTGATGGTTATTCCATGCCCTATAAGGAGACTGCGGGCTTTGAAAGAGGAATGCTTGATAAATTTTATATGGAGTTCGGTACCCATAAGAGCTATGTAATTAGTTATCTGTGGGATAATCAGACTCATCACACAACGTTATCCGGAATTCCGCTTGAAAGTTTTAAAAAGCTTCAGGAATCCCGATTTTCATTAATATTCGACAAAAAGCTCTTATCTGAAAAATATAGCCTCACGAAAGAGGGCGAGGGGATGTATCGATTATCATTGAGAGGTTTTGACTTTGCAACTGGTAAAGAAGATCCGGCATACAAAAGATTCACCACTTTTCTTGAGCAGATGATGGACATCCTTGAACGGGAGAGCATAGGAAACTTAATTATTGACCTAAGAGGAAATACAGGCGGAACAGGAGCCGTTTATGAGAAAGTTTTTACTTACCTCACGCAAAGACCTTTTCGTGACAGTCATTATGCTTACACTAAGTTTAATGAGATTCCAATGGATGAAAAACTGGTTATTACCCCTCTTTTCCTTTCCAATGGAGTAACGGATAAGAACGGATTGAACGCTTATTTTAAACAGCTTTATCCCAAGCAGGTTCAAGGGAAGTATTATTGGGCAGATGACAAGAATCCTCTTATTTTACCCAATGAAAGGACCTTTAAAGGGCAGCTTTACCTGCTTATAGACCAGCGTGTAGCTTCTGCAGCTTCCCATTTGGCTTCACTTATTAAATCCTATACCAATGCTATTGTAATCGGTAAGGAGACTGTAGGTGGTTATTATGAACATAATGGACATTTTCCTGTGGTGTATGAACTTCCAAATACCGGTATTCAGACCGGGTTTTCCATTGTTCATGTGATTCAGGATGCCCAAATTCTTCCGGATCAGAAAAGAGGACAGGGAATTATTCCTCATATCAAAATACAACAAACGAATCAGGAGTTTTTGGATCAAACAGATGTTTATCTCAAAAAAGTACTTGAACTTCAGAAACAAAATAATAAATAA
- the putP gene encoding sodium/proline symporter PutP, translated as MQVYEGISVGLYLLLMIGIGIYSYRKSTSNSEEFLIGGRKMGAAVTALSAGAADMSGWLLMGVPGAMYLSGISSSWIAIGLTIGAYLNYIIVAPRLRIYTEVAQNAITLPVFFENRFKNKNHLLKITSSIFILVFFTLYTSAGMVSGGKLFESAFGMDYTVGLLLTSLVVVLYTFLGGFLAVSLTDFVQGTIMVLALVIVPIVAITQIGGVGETLSLIEAKDPKYLDLFRGTTTVSIVSLLAWGLGYCGQPHILVRFMAIDKPKDLVKARRIGITWMIFTVAGALAIGLVGIAYLQKFDLETMMKFDGSKTEAETIFIYFSRILFHPFIAGFLLTAILAAVMSTISSQLLVTSSSLTEDIYKAFLNKKATSKQLLIASRLSVLLVAIIAGLLSLDPKDSILNLVGNAWAGFGSAFGPLILLSLLWKKTTWQGGLAGMLVGGVTVLAWVYIQHPLKNWYEIIPGFTLSLLTNIIVSSLTYKQDDVIESEFEEVKKIMQE; from the coding sequence ATGCAAGTATATGAAGGGATTTCTGTGGGGTTGTATCTGTTATTAATGATAGGTATAGGCATATATTCTTATAGAAAATCAACAAGTAATTCGGAAGAATTTTTAATAGGTGGAAGAAAGATGGGGGCTGCCGTTACGGCATTGTCAGCAGGGGCTGCCGATATGAGTGGCTGGCTGTTGATGGGGGTTCCGGGTGCCATGTATTTATCCGGGATTTCAAGTTCCTGGATCGCGATTGGGTTAACGATTGGAGCTTATCTCAACTATATTATTGTAGCACCAAGACTTAGGATCTATACAGAGGTCGCTCAAAATGCCATTACATTACCGGTATTCTTTGAAAACAGGTTTAAAAATAAAAATCATCTTCTAAAAATCACCTCTTCCATTTTTATTCTGGTATTTTTTACACTGTACACATCAGCAGGGATGGTATCAGGTGGAAAATTGTTTGAGTCAGCTTTTGGAATGGATTATACTGTAGGGCTACTATTAACCAGCTTGGTGGTAGTTCTGTATACGTTTTTAGGTGGATTTCTGGCCGTAAGTCTTACAGATTTTGTGCAGGGAACCATTATGGTGCTGGCCTTGGTAATTGTACCGATTGTGGCCATTACCCAAATTGGGGGCGTTGGAGAAACTTTATCCCTGATTGAAGCTAAAGATCCTAAATACCTGGATCTATTCAGGGGAACAACTACGGTAAGCATTGTCTCTCTGTTAGCATGGGGATTAGGATATTGTGGGCAACCCCATATTCTGGTACGTTTTATGGCCATCGATAAGCCTAAGGATCTGGTTAAGGCACGACGAATAGGAATTACATGGATGATTTTTACTGTTGCCGGAGCTTTAGCCATCGGGTTGGTGGGAATTGCTTATCTGCAAAAATTTGACTTGGAAACCATGATGAAGTTTGATGGATCCAAAACAGAGGCAGAAACTATTTTCATCTATTTCTCCCGTATATTGTTCCATCCGTTTATTGCAGGATTCCTGCTTACGGCTATTTTGGCTGCTGTAATGAGTACTATTTCTTCACAGTTATTGGTTACTTCAAGTTCATTAACGGAAGATATTTATAAAGCTTTCCTAAATAAAAAGGCAACATCAAAGCAGTTGCTTATCGCCAGCAGGCTTTCTGTTTTACTGGTAGCGATTATTGCTGGTCTTTTATCTTTAGATCCAAAAGACAGCATCCTTAATCTGGTAGGAAATGCGTGGGCTGGTTTTGGTTCTGCATTTGGACCGCTTATTCTTTTGTCACTTTTATGGAAAAAAACAACATGGCAGGGAGGTTTGGCTGGTATGTTAGTAGGTGGAGTAACCGTATTGGCTTGGGTATATATTCAGCATCCGTTAAAAAATTGGTACGAGATTATTCCGGGATTCACACTTTCTCTATTAACCAATATTATTGTTTCGTCATTGACTTATAAGCAGGATGATGTGATTGAAAGTGAATTTGAAGAGGTTAAAAAAATTATGCAGGAATAA
- a CDS encoding DinB family protein encodes MEIKSVDSFIDYYEKIRARTNRIIEIVPPEHIDFTYKPGKFTIGDQIRHIATIERYMYGETISGRKSAYPGCGKELADGYENIVIFFNEMHRQTLEIIRGFSDEDLNRKCLTPANNEISIWKWLRAMVEHEIHHRAELYIYLNLLDVKTPQIYGFSAEEVQDMSVKL; translated from the coding sequence ATGGAAATAAAGTCTGTAGATTCATTCATAGATTATTATGAGAAAATTCGTGCAAGAACCAACCGAATTATTGAGATCGTTCCTCCTGAACATATTGATTTTACTTATAAGCCGGGTAAATTTACCATTGGCGACCAAATACGACATATTGCTACTATTGAACGATATATGTATGGAGAAACCATTTCTGGAAGAAAAAGTGCGTATCCGGGCTGTGGAAAGGAACTGGCGGATGGGTATGAAAACATTGTCATTTTTTTCAATGAAATGCATAGGCAAACTCTGGAAATCATAAGGGGATTTTCCGATGAAGATCTTAACCGCAAATGCCTTACTCCGGCCAATAATGAGATCTCAATATGGAAATGGCTTCGGGCAATGGTAGAGCATGAAATTCATCACAGAGCAGAACTATATATTTACCTGAACCTTTTGGATGTGAAAACCCCTCAGATTTATGGTTTTTCAGCAGAAGAAGTTCAGGATATGAGTGTGAAACTATAG
- a CDS encoding immunity 51 family protein, whose translation MDINNLKETIKPFFWVEHGNSFSVCLDAGSYKQEIFDARAEEGFEGSGYDWGSLAQVFLEEKRPDLSDSIRFDPEGGMFCVYSSNGDQLKDFILDFKKACENETVIMDLFSRAELD comes from the coding sequence ATGGACATTAATAATTTAAAAGAAACAATAAAGCCATTTTTCTGGGTAGAACACGGTAATAGCTTTTCAGTATGCTTAGATGCCGGTAGTTATAAGCAGGAAATCTTTGATGCAAGAGCAGAAGAAGGCTTTGAGGGAAGCGGTTACGACTGGGGATCCCTAGCTCAGGTTTTTCTAGAAGAGAAAAGACCGGATTTGAGCGATAGTATTCGTTTTGATCCTGAGGGAGGAATGTTTTGTGTCTATTCTTCTAATGGAGATCAATTGAAAGACTTTATTTTGGATTTTAAAAAAGCCTGTGAAAATGAAACCGTGATCATGGACCTATTTTCAAGGGCAGAACTGGATTAG
- a CDS encoding AAA family ATPase, whose product MKNIDANQKLYIITGGPGAGKTTILNELSNNGFTTVPEDGRRIIKEQIDLDGEGLPWINKKFFAELMFEASVKTYHKMYANTDMKPIFFDRGILDTIGYLKLENIPIPKEMELIAGEMVYNKNIFILPPWKDIYENDSERKQTWEEAVQTFDCMVETYLKYEYNVIEVPKISIVERVQFILDTINNL is encoded by the coding sequence ATGAAAAATATTGATGCAAACCAAAAACTTTATATTATCACTGGCGGGCCTGGCGCCGGGAAAACCACAATATTAAATGAATTAAGCAATAACGGATTTACAACAGTGCCTGAAGATGGTCGAAGAATTATTAAAGAACAAATAGACTTAGATGGTGAGGGATTGCCTTGGATTAATAAAAAGTTCTTTGCGGAACTGATGTTTGAAGCTTCAGTAAAAACATATCATAAAATGTATGCGAACACTGATATGAAACCTATTTTCTTTGACCGTGGAATATTGGATACTATTGGCTATCTCAAGCTTGAGAATATTCCTATTCCGAAAGAAATGGAGTTGATTGCCGGCGAAATGGTTTACAATAAAAACATTTTTATTCTTCCTCCCTGGAAAGATATTTACGAAAATGATTCGGAGAGAAAACAAACTTGGGAAGAAGCAGTGCAAACCTTTGATTGTATGGTGGAAACCTATTTAAAATATGAGTACAATGTCATTGAAGTTCCGAAAATTTCCATAGTGGAAAGGGTTCAGTTTATTCTTGATACCATTAATAATTTGTAA
- a CDS encoding M1 family metallopeptidase produces the protein MKKAGLLALFLVVFNSGYHAQMKPLPKIESGVSYELAQFRKNTLKEIKYELNLKIPESKSERISGTEAITFNYKKQNEAPLQIDFKEEPSSLISVSVNGQQIKTVLENEHVIIEAKYLKSGFNQINIAFIAGNGALNRRDGYLYALFVPDRARTMFPCFDQPDLKANYSLTLTIPEKWSAIANGKLKETSIQQAQKTLRFEQSDLLPTYLFSFAAGDFKNHTEKISQQDSRILYRETDSVKIKNSMDSIFTLYRNSLSYYEKWTGIKHPFQKHGLVVIPDFQFGGMEHPGAILFQNSTLFLDQNATQNQLNNRSNLIAHEVAHLWFGDMVTMNWFNDVWMKEVFANFMADKSTGASSDKMVYDLKFLTGHFPAAYSVDRTLGANPIRQVLDNLQNAGMMYGPIIYDKAPIMMRQLELLIGEENFQKGVSEYLRKYAYSNASWPDLITILDQHTPEDLQSWNKVWVNDPGRPVIDYDIQYKGNAIEKFIISQKPEYGNEQKYWPQEFQISLFYANKVEKVNVKLSGKEQSISELKGKKKPLFILQNSSGIGYGVFKTEKAVISEFSLVKDPINRASAYISLYENMLNGSGTNPQELLHFFTEQLPKENTELNLRLITGYISTIYWDFLSENTRLKESGNIEDTLWKTLQVQTAKNNKKIIFDCYQGIFQSQQAYDNLYTIWKSQMPPKDVSLNDDDFTNLALALSLRNANNNDLLQEQLARIKNPDRVNRFKIIMKAASSDQKVRDDFFNGLMQKQNRANESAVGSALGYLHHPLRQNTSIHYLSNTLEVLQEIQKTGAIFFPDNWLRSTFSNYQTPKAFDIVNQFLLKNPDYNPILKNKILQATDNLKRAQVLVK, from the coding sequence ATGAAAAAAGCAGGTCTGTTAGCGTTATTTTTAGTTGTTTTCAATAGTGGTTATCATGCCCAAATGAAGCCTTTACCAAAGATTGAATCTGGTGTATCTTACGAGTTAGCTCAATTTCGAAAGAATACACTCAAAGAAATTAAGTATGAACTTAATCTGAAGATCCCGGAAAGTAAGTCAGAAAGGATCTCCGGAACAGAAGCAATTACTTTTAACTATAAAAAACAAAATGAAGCTCCGTTACAGATAGATTTTAAAGAAGAACCCTCTTCACTCATCTCTGTCTCCGTGAACGGACAACAGATAAAAACAGTTCTGGAAAACGAACATGTCATTATTGAAGCAAAGTACCTGAAATCGGGATTTAACCAAATTAATATTGCCTTTATTGCCGGAAACGGAGCATTGAACAGACGTGATGGATACCTGTATGCTTTATTTGTTCCGGATCGTGCAAGAACAATGTTTCCATGTTTTGACCAGCCTGATCTGAAAGCCAACTATTCCTTGACGTTAACTATTCCTGAAAAATGGAGCGCGATAGCCAACGGAAAGCTTAAGGAAACAAGTATCCAGCAGGCCCAAAAAACATTGCGTTTTGAGCAGTCGGATCTGCTGCCTACCTATTTGTTTTCTTTTGCTGCCGGAGATTTTAAAAATCATACAGAGAAAATCAGTCAGCAGGATTCCAGGATTTTATACCGTGAAACAGATTCCGTGAAAATTAAAAACAGTATGGATTCAATTTTCACTTTATATAGGAATTCTCTTTCTTATTACGAAAAATGGACAGGCATTAAGCACCCCTTTCAAAAACATGGGTTGGTTGTTATTCCTGATTTTCAATTCGGAGGAATGGAACATCCGGGAGCTATATTATTTCAAAACTCCACTTTATTTTTAGATCAAAATGCTACACAAAACCAGCTAAATAACCGCTCCAATCTTATAGCCCATGAAGTTGCCCATCTTTGGTTTGGGGATATGGTGACAATGAATTGGTTCAATGATGTCTGGATGAAGGAGGTTTTTGCCAATTTTATGGCAGATAAAAGTACCGGCGCATCTTCAGATAAAATGGTTTATGATCTGAAATTCTTAACAGGGCATTTTCCGGCAGCCTATTCTGTGGATCGTACCTTAGGAGCTAATCCTATCCGACAGGTTTTGGATAATCTGCAGAATGCAGGGATGATGTATGGGCCTATTATTTATGATAAGGCACCCATTATGATGCGTCAGTTGGAATTACTGATAGGTGAGGAAAATTTTCAAAAAGGAGTAAGCGAATACCTTAGAAAATATGCTTACAGTAATGCAAGCTGGCCGGATCTTATTACCATTCTTGATCAACATACACCGGAAGATCTGCAAAGTTGGAATAAAGTGTGGGTGAACGATCCAGGCAGACCTGTTATCGATTATGATATACAATATAAAGGCAATGCAATTGAAAAATTTATAATTTCTCAGAAACCAGAATATGGAAACGAACAAAAATACTGGCCGCAGGAATTTCAGATCAGTTTATTTTATGCCAACAAGGTTGAGAAGGTTAATGTAAAACTGTCTGGAAAAGAACAAAGCATTTCAGAGTTAAAAGGGAAAAAGAAACCTCTGTTTATCCTGCAAAATTCCTCTGGAATCGGGTATGGAGTATTCAAAACTGAAAAGGCAGTAATATCGGAATTCTCTTTGGTAAAAGATCCGATAAACCGTGCAAGCGCTTATATTTCTTTATATGAAAATATGCTGAACGGCTCAGGAACCAACCCGCAGGAATTATTACATTTTTTTACTGAGCAGTTGCCAAAGGAAAATACAGAATTAAACTTACGTTTGATTACCGGTTATATTTCTACTATTTACTGGGATTTTTTATCTGAAAATACCCGATTGAAAGAATCCGGAAATATAGAAGATACATTATGGAAAACATTGCAGGTGCAGACGGCAAAAAATAATAAGAAAATTATTTTTGATTGCTATCAGGGAATATTTCAGTCTCAGCAGGCCTATGATAATCTGTACACCATTTGGAAATCCCAGATGCCACCAAAAGACGTATCCCTTAATGATGATGATTTTACGAACCTTGCCCTTGCTTTATCATTACGAAATGCTAATAATAATGATTTATTGCAAGAGCAACTGGCAAGAATCAAGAATCCGGATAGGGTAAATCGTTTTAAAATTATTATGAAAGCTGCTTCTTCAGACCAAAAAGTACGTGACGATTTTTTTAATGGTCTTATGCAAAAACAGAACAGAGCGAATGAATCTGCTGTTGGTTCTGCATTAGGCTACCTGCATCATCCGTTAAGGCAAAATACTTCTATTCATTATCTTTCCAATACTTTAGAGGTTTTACAGGAAATACAAAAAACGGGAGCTATCTTTTTCCCGGATAATTGGCTTCGTTCAACGTTTAGTAATTATCAGACTCCAAAAGCATTTGATATTGTTAATCAGTTTCTTTTGAAAAATCCTGATTATAATCCAATTCTGAAGAATAAAATTTTGCAGGCAACTGACAATTTGAAAAGGGCTCAGGTTCTTGTGAAATAA
- a CDS encoding tetratricopeptide repeat protein, translated as MMKIVWLSCLFILLSLKNIIAQTTKIDTEKLLTYYETQRYGDAALYLQSIYPEDTQDLKALTQIAYCNMMAGKLADAEKSYQKVHIIQPNNLSTLFSLSSINSKRGNISNAKAYLQQIIQLDSLNFSAYKQMAAYSDNPETKLNYLRKANILNAADPDVAYELAMTYNKLKQYQLAYDILKTAIALDTENFTLQQAKLPIANQLGKYLEVIETGEKLLKVHQDENVMNDLGQAYFYMKDYKKCILLYKMLEELGIQNESILYYMTLSYRELKDYDQATIYAQKTIDEAISKHISLYYAALAGIYEDQEKYNEATTTYKKGLTFGSNNIIYYRLGILYDVTLKQPKNAITYYQFYLKNNPHQEKEKKQIAYATERVSALINAK; from the coding sequence ATGATGAAAATAGTATGGCTTTCTTGTCTTTTTATTTTACTGTCCCTTAAAAACATAATAGCGCAGACAACAAAAATAGATACTGAAAAACTGCTGACCTATTATGAAACACAACGCTATGGTGATGCAGCTCTTTATCTGCAAAGCATTTATCCTGAAGATACACAGGACTTAAAAGCATTAACTCAGATTGCCTACTGCAATATGATGGCTGGCAAACTTGCAGACGCAGAAAAAAGCTATCAGAAAGTCCATATCATCCAACCTAATAACCTGTCTACTCTATTCAGCCTCTCAAGTATTAATTCCAAGCGGGGTAATATATCTAATGCTAAAGCTTATCTTCAGCAGATCATTCAACTGGATAGTCTTAACTTTAGTGCTTACAAGCAAATGGCCGCCTATTCCGATAATCCTGAAACCAAGCTGAATTACCTTAGAAAGGCCAATATTCTGAATGCTGCTGACCCTGATGTTGCTTACGAATTAGCTATGACTTATAACAAACTCAAGCAGTATCAACTTGCTTATGACATATTAAAAACAGCCATCGCATTAGACACTGAAAACTTCACATTACAACAAGCAAAATTACCGATAGCCAACCAACTCGGAAAATATTTGGAAGTCATTGAAACAGGAGAAAAATTATTAAAAGTTCATCAGGATGAAAATGTAATGAACGATCTGGGGCAAGCTTATTTCTATATGAAAGATTATAAGAAATGTATTTTACTTTATAAAATGTTAGAAGAACTGGGAATACAAAATGAGAGCATCTTATATTATATGACGCTAAGCTACCGCGAGCTGAAAGATTATGATCAGGCCACAATCTATGCTCAAAAAACAATTGATGAGGCCATTTCAAAACACATCTCCCTCTATTATGCTGCATTGGCTGGTATTTATGAAGACCAGGAAAAATATAATGAAGCTACAACCACTTATAAAAAAGGTCTTACCTTTGGTAGTAATAACATTATTTATTATCGTTTGGGTATTCTTTACGACGTTACCCTTAAGCAGCCCAAGAATGCCATAACATATTATCAATTCTATTTGAAGAATAATCCTCATCAGGAAAAAGAAAAAAAGCAGATTGCCTATGCTACAGAGAGAGTTTCAGCATTGATAAATGCAAAATAA
- a CDS encoding cupin-like domain-containing protein: MGILLKPIDVVEDISQEEFREKYLKPCKPVVIKNMAKKWPAYQKWTMEYMKEVVGDVIVPLYDSAKADPAAPINTPTTKMPFSEYVDLIQREPTDLRIFFFDPIKFAPKLLDDYVPPKNLMGGFLDKYPSMFFGGKGSVTFLHYDIDMPHIFHTHFNGRKHVLLFEYKWKTRLYKLPYATYALEDYDISNPDFEKFPALDGIEGIECYLEHGDTLFMPTGWWHWMKYLDGSFSISLRAWDKSWAVKAHSLWNLTVQRNFDNFMKGRYKKRYMDWKERKAVERANIALKKGLPK, encoded by the coding sequence ATGGGCATACTGCTTAAACCTATTGATGTAGTAGAAGATATTTCACAAGAAGAATTTCGTGAAAAATATTTAAAACCATGTAAACCCGTGGTAATCAAAAACATGGCAAAGAAATGGCCCGCCTATCAAAAATGGACGATGGAGTACATGAAGGAGGTTGTAGGCGATGTGATTGTTCCTTTATATGACAGTGCCAAGGCTGATCCTGCTGCTCCCATCAACACTCCAACGACTAAAATGCCGTTTAGCGAATATGTTGATCTTATCCAACGGGAACCTACCGATCTTAGAATTTTCTTTTTCGACCCAATCAAATTTGCTCCTAAATTGCTGGATGACTATGTTCCGCCAAAGAATCTGATGGGTGGGTTTTTAGATAAATATCCGAGTATGTTTTTCGGAGGAAAAGGTTCTGTAACGTTCCTTCACTACGATATTGACATGCCTCACATCTTCCATACCCATTTCAACGGGAGAAAGCACGTTCTTCTTTTTGAATACAAATGGAAAACCCGCCTGTATAAGCTTCCTTATGCAACCTATGCTCTGGAAGACTATGATATTTCAAACCCGGATTTTGAAAAATTTCCTGCATTGGATGGTATTGAAGGAATTGAATGTTATCTGGAACACGGAGATACATTATTTATGCCAACCGGCTGGTGGCACTGGATGAAGTATCTTGACGGATCATTCTCTATTTCTCTTCGTGCCTGGGACAAAAGCTGGGCTGTAAAAGCACATTCTCTTTGGAATCTTACAGTTCAACGTAATTTTGATAACTTCATGAAAGGCAGGTACAAAAAAAGGTACATGGACTGGAAAGAAAGAAAAGCCGTGGAAAGAGCTAATATTGCTTTAAAAAAAGGACTTCCAAAATAA
- a CDS encoding TetR/AcrR family transcriptional regulator — MKKEPPKNNKPRKEITGSIRNKERTQQKLINAVGAVLKEKGYAGISIPNIIKKAKVDRRLIYTYYGGLDNLVEEYLNSRDYWMTKVAPQVQEIAFKSEHFGEKQIVEILHTLYDAVDISPDLQKMILWQISEYHDKLRALVDKREELGKPLFEATDKDFKGTDINLRAIMAVQIAGIYYLNLHAKSNRSTFCEIELNSEEGKKQIKEALTLMMKMVYEKRNL, encoded by the coding sequence ATGAAAAAAGAACCCCCTAAAAACAATAAACCCAGAAAAGAAATTACCGGTTCAATCAGGAACAAAGAGCGCACACAGCAGAAACTCATTAATGCCGTTGGTGCTGTTTTAAAAGAAAAAGGATATGCTGGAATTTCTATTCCGAATATTATCAAAAAGGCAAAAGTTGACCGCCGGCTGATTTACACTTATTACGGCGGACTCGATAATCTGGTAGAAGAATACCTGAACAGCCGAGATTACTGGATGACCAAAGTGGCACCACAAGTGCAGGAAATTGCATTCAAATCAGAACATTTTGGCGAAAAACAAATTGTGGAGATTCTACACACGCTGTACGATGCTGTAGATATTTCTCCCGATTTACAGAAAATGATTTTGTGGCAAATCAGCGAATACCACGATAAATTAAGGGCTTTGGTTGATAAAAGAGAAGAATTAGGCAAACCGCTTTTTGAAGCCACCGATAAAGATTTTAAAGGAACTGATATTAACCTGAGAGCGATTATGGCGGTTCAAATTGCCGGCATTTATTACCTGAACCTGCACGCTAAATCCAACAGAAGTACTTTTTGTGAAATAGAACTCAATTCTGAAGAAGGTAAAAAGCAAATTAAAGAAGCTTTGACATTGATGATGAAAATGGTGTATGAAAAAAGAAATTTGTAA